From a single Photobacterium gaetbulicola Gung47 genomic region:
- a CDS encoding putative DnaK-related protein (COG0443), with protein MTSPRYLVGIDLGTTHTVVAYTPISDNLESSPIEIFEIDQLIAPGEVARKPLLPSFRYHPAAGEIDPSLMVLPWDIEPVEGDIEHAIIGELAREMGAKVEGRQVVSAKSWLSHTGVDRTEAILPWSSNNNVAKVSPVIASASYLNHVRQAWDYHHPGDKLKDQEVVITVPASFDEGARALTLEAAKLAGFGDILLLEEPQAVCYDWYAKHKDHAEEILKDIPLLMVCDVGGGTTDLSLIKVGTKDDKLTLDRIGVGDHLMLGGDNIDLALAHLAEQRLHGGSKKLSASGLSKLIQQTRKVKEQLLSGNAPDTAKVTMLGSGSRLIGGAKSIDMTREEVHQIALDGFFPRTDFSDQPSHRQAAVIEFGLPYAADPAISKHLAQFIALHDSVCRESLADSAQAPSAGQPAIPVAVLLNGGVFNSPLLSSRVLDTFSHWKGDSVTHLDNPHPDLAVAYGAVAYAKARHGAQLKIGGGSARSFFLVLENKKRAKQGLCLLPKGIDESTEIRLKDRKFALTLGEPVRFNLVSSTDDSHTQAGEIFTVDEESFVSLPPFIATLDSDRDRAELAANQKDREEVTLACQLTEVGTLQLECVSIHDDTKRWKVEFAIRKDLAKLHRDGDESTLAQSALPARMDDAIALVKQAYGGSTKNNDPKTIKTLRSQLEKTLGKRDSWETPCLRELANALLESKKRRRRSDLHERNWLKLTGFAMRPGFGYPSDEWRMEQVWQLYQHGVQAGSSAQTWSDWWTFWRRIAGGLSQEQQLVIYKDIAKYINPTASRNSKLAKEMQERSYEDMVRLAASLENLPFDKKLQLIEWIFGRLQKPLYSQAHWWAIGRIATRSPFYGSAHNLLTPQHVAYCLPELMDFDWRKDPNIAFAAVMMCRMTGDRTLDIDENNRNDVILKLKSSKAPESWVEMVSTVKVLTESETKRVFGDALPTGLRLID; from the coding sequence ATGACTTCTCCTCGCTACCTTGTCGGTATTGATCTCGGGACAACCCACACCGTTGTCGCTTACACACCGATTTCAGACAACCTAGAATCGAGTCCGATTGAGATTTTCGAAATAGACCAACTTATCGCTCCAGGCGAGGTCGCCCGAAAACCACTTCTCCCTTCTTTCCGCTACCACCCTGCCGCAGGTGAAATCGACCCATCCCTGATGGTCTTGCCATGGGATATCGAGCCTGTCGAGGGTGACATTGAGCACGCTATCATCGGTGAGCTTGCCAGAGAGATGGGAGCCAAAGTGGAAGGCCGCCAGGTGGTGAGTGCCAAAAGCTGGTTATCACATACTGGTGTCGACAGAACCGAGGCTATTCTGCCTTGGTCGTCCAACAATAATGTCGCAAAAGTCTCTCCTGTTATCGCCAGCGCCAGTTATCTCAACCATGTTCGCCAGGCGTGGGATTACCACCATCCAGGTGACAAGCTCAAAGATCAGGAAGTCGTGATCACCGTACCGGCTTCATTTGATGAAGGCGCGCGGGCTCTGACCCTCGAAGCGGCTAAATTGGCTGGTTTCGGCGATATTCTGCTACTTGAAGAGCCTCAGGCTGTTTGTTATGACTGGTACGCGAAGCACAAAGATCACGCAGAGGAAATCCTCAAAGATATTCCACTGTTAATGGTCTGCGATGTCGGCGGCGGTACTACAGACTTAAGCTTGATTAAAGTCGGCACCAAAGACGACAAGCTGACGCTGGATCGTATTGGGGTTGGTGACCACCTTATGCTAGGCGGTGACAACATTGACCTTGCCCTCGCCCATTTGGCCGAACAGCGCTTGCATGGTGGCAGCAAGAAGCTAAGTGCGTCTGGCCTGTCAAAGCTGATCCAGCAGACTCGCAAAGTCAAAGAGCAGCTCCTTTCCGGCAATGCCCCCGATACCGCGAAAGTTACTATGTTGGGCAGTGGCTCCCGCTTGATTGGCGGCGCCAAGAGCATCGATATGACACGCGAAGAAGTTCATCAAATCGCGCTCGATGGTTTCTTCCCCCGTACCGATTTCAGCGATCAGCCAAGCCACCGCCAAGCGGCAGTGATCGAGTTCGGTTTGCCCTATGCCGCGGATCCGGCGATCAGCAAGCATCTGGCCCAATTCATCGCCCTGCATGATTCCGTTTGCCGAGAATCCCTGGCAGATAGCGCCCAGGCACCAAGTGCCGGCCAACCCGCCATTCCGGTTGCAGTATTGCTCAATGGCGGGGTGTTCAACAGTCCATTGTTATCCAGCCGAGTACTGGACACATTCTCGCACTGGAAAGGTGACAGCGTCACCCACCTTGATAATCCACACCCAGATCTTGCCGTTGCCTATGGAGCCGTTGCTTATGCCAAAGCTCGCCATGGTGCCCAGCTCAAGATTGGTGGTGGCTCTGCCCGCTCCTTCTTCTTGGTGCTGGAAAATAAGAAGCGCGCAAAACAGGGGTTGTGCCTGCTACCAAAAGGCATTGACGAAAGTACCGAAATCCGCCTGAAGGATCGCAAGTTCGCCCTAACCTTGGGCGAGCCGGTACGCTTTAACTTGGTTTCCTCAACCGACGACAGCCACACCCAAGCCGGTGAGATCTTTACCGTGGATGAAGAGAGCTTCGTCTCACTGCCGCCTTTCATTGCTACCCTTGACAGTGATCGCGATCGGGCAGAGCTTGCCGCCAACCAGAAAGATCGGGAAGAGGTCACCCTCGCCTGTCAGCTAACGGAAGTCGGTACCCTGCAGTTGGAGTGTGTCAGCATTCATGATGACACCAAGCGCTGGAAAGTCGAGTTTGCCATCCGCAAGGATCTGGCCAAACTCCATCGTGATGGCGATGAATCTACCCTTGCCCAATCGGCTTTGCCTGCTCGCATGGACGATGCCATTGCCCTTGTCAAACAAGCCTATGGCGGCAGTACCAAAAACAATGATCCCAAGACCATTAAGACGCTACGCAGTCAATTGGAAAAAACGCTGGGCAAACGCGACAGCTGGGAAACGCCATGCCTAAGGGAACTGGCAAATGCGCTGCTTGAAAGCAAGAAGAGACGCCGTCGCTCCGATCTCCATGAAAGGAACTGGCTGAAACTGACAGGCTTTGCAATGCGCCCAGGTTTCGGTTACCCATCCGATGAATGGCGCATGGAGCAAGTCTGGCAACTTTACCAACACGGTGTCCAAGCAGGGAGTAGTGCGCAAACATGGAGTGACTGGTGGACATTCTGGCGCCGTATCGCCGGAGGCCTGAGTCAGGAGCAACAATTGGTCATCTACAAGGACATTGCGAAATACATTAACCCTACAGCGAGCCGTAACAGCAAACTGGCTAAGGAAATGCAAGAACGTAGCTATGAAGATATGGTACGGCTGGCTGCTAGTTTAGAAAACTTGCCTTTCGACAAGAAACTTCAGCTCATTGAGTGGATCTTCGGCAGGCTGCAAAAACCGCTGTATTCCCAGGCCCATTGGTGGGCGATTGGGCGTATCGCAACCCGCAGTCCTTTCTATGGCAGTGCACATAATTTGCTCACCCCTCAGCACGTTGCCTACTGCTTACCGGAGCTGATGGATTTCGACTGGCGCAAGGATCCAAACATCGCTTTTGCGGCAGTAATGATGTGTCGCATGACTGGCGACCGCACTTTGGACATCGACGAAAATAACCGAAATGACGTTATTTTGAAGCTAAAATCCAGCAAAGCGCCAGAAAGTTGGGTGGAAATGGTATCGACCGTCAAGGTATTGACAGAAAGTGAAACTAAGCGCGTATTCGGTGATGCACTACCAACAGGATTACGCTTAATCGATTAA
- a CDS encoding hypothetical protein (COG1595), whose product MRTNFSSLEIFSGNVFCLASTHHMNRSQYKVIAQRIFKSENQRIAVEAVIFEGLSSYEAEKRFDVPKGTLSRNVRKYKREVEYLNNVVAA is encoded by the coding sequence ATGAGAACTAACTTTTCTTCCTTAGAGATTTTCTCTGGGAATGTTTTTTGCCTAGCGAGTACACATCACATGAACCGTTCACAATATAAAGTTATCGCACAGCGGATTTTTAAATCTGAGAATCAACGCATTGCTGTTGAAGCTGTGATCTTCGAAGGCCTATCTAGCTACGAAGCAGAGAAGCGCTTTGATGTACCTAAAGGAACCCTTTCGCGCAATGTACGCAAGTACAAGCGTGAGGTGGAATACCTAAACAATGTTGTAGCGGCTTAG